The Methylobacterium sp. PvR107 genome contains a region encoding:
- the fmt gene encoding methionyl-tRNA formyltransferase produces MRVVFMGTPDFAVPTLARLAQDGHDIVAVYTRAPAKAGRGMSLRPSPVHALADTLNVPVLTPATLRTPEAAETFAVHRADVAVVVAYGMLLPQAILDAPKHGCLNLHGSLLPRWRGAAPIQRAVMAGDAASGVGVMRMEAGLDTGPVALEARLPIAPGMTAGALHDALMPLGADLMAQALARLDAGTLTFTPQAEDGVVYAHKITNDEARIDWSRPAAEVANRINGLSPFPGAFFEVDLGKGPERVKVLRAAPADGDGAPGTLRDSEGTVACGEGAVRLMELRRAGKGVRASGAEFVRGARLTPGARLG; encoded by the coding sequence ATGCGCGTCGTCTTCATGGGCACACCGGACTTCGCGGTGCCGACACTCGCCCGGCTCGCTCAGGACGGGCACGACATCGTCGCGGTCTATACACGCGCACCCGCGAAGGCCGGCCGCGGCATGAGCCTTCGCCCTTCGCCGGTTCATGCGCTCGCCGACACGCTCAACGTGCCGGTTCTGACGCCCGCGACGCTGCGCACGCCCGAAGCCGCCGAGACCTTCGCGGTGCACCGGGCCGACGTCGCCGTCGTCGTGGCCTACGGGATGCTCCTGCCGCAGGCGATTCTCGACGCGCCGAAGCACGGCTGCCTCAACCTGCACGGCTCATTGCTGCCGCGCTGGCGCGGCGCGGCGCCGATCCAGCGCGCCGTCATGGCCGGCGATGCCGCGAGCGGCGTCGGGGTGATGCGGATGGAGGCGGGCCTCGATACCGGCCCCGTGGCCCTGGAGGCCCGACTCCCGATCGCCCCGGGCATGACGGCGGGCGCGCTGCATGACGCCCTGATGCCCCTCGGCGCCGACCTTATGGCGCAAGCGCTCGCCCGGCTCGACGCGGGCACGCTGACCTTCACGCCACAAGCGGAAGACGGCGTCGTCTACGCCCACAAGATCACCAACGACGAGGCGCGGATCGACTGGTCCCGGCCGGCGGCTGAGGTCGCCAACCGGATCAACGGGCTGTCGCCGTTTCCCGGCGCCTTCTTCGAAGTGGATCTTGGCAAAGGGCCCGAGCGCGTGAAGGTGCTGCGCGCCGCTCCCGCCGACGGCGATGGCGCACCGGGTACGCTGCGCGATTCCGAGGGAACGGTTGCGTGCGGCGAAGGCGCCGTGCGACTCATGGAGCTGCGCCGCGCCGGGAAGGGCGTCCGTGCGAGTGGCGCCGAGTTCGTGCGCGGCGCCCGCCTGACGCCCGGCGCCCGCCTCGGCTGA
- the dapE gene encoding succinyl-diaminopimelate desuccinylase: protein MPADHHAPDAALRLAQALIRCPSVTPEDRGALDVIADALRPAGFAVERPVFSEPGYPDTPNLYARIGQEEPCLVFAGHTDVVPEGEGAWRHDPFAGAVADGMLYGRGAADMKGGIACMLAATLAFLERRGPAFGGSLAFLITGDEEGPAVNGTVKLLDWARTRGGRFDHCVLGEPTNPGRLGEMIKIGRRGSLTGKLTVLGRQGHVAYPHKAENPIPGLLRLASALVAAPLDTGTAHFDASNLEFTTIDVGNAATNVIPATARATFNVRFNDDWTAESLGAEIRRRLEHAAGNAVRFNLDLQPSNAPAFLTRPDGFVTLVSEAIRAETGLTPTLSTTGGTSDARFIKDACPVIEFGLVGETMHQVDECVAVADLERLTAIYERVLEAYFPGS, encoded by the coding sequence ATGCCGGCTGATCATCACGCGCCCGACGCGGCCCTGCGCCTCGCGCAGGCCCTGATCCGCTGCCCATCGGTGACACCGGAGGATCGTGGCGCCCTCGACGTGATCGCCGACGCGCTCCGGCCTGCCGGCTTCGCCGTCGAGCGGCCGGTCTTCTCGGAGCCTGGCTATCCCGACACGCCGAATCTCTACGCACGCATCGGACAAGAAGAGCCGTGCCTCGTCTTCGCCGGCCATACCGACGTCGTGCCGGAGGGTGAGGGTGCGTGGCGCCACGACCCCTTTGCGGGCGCGGTCGCCGACGGGATGCTGTACGGCCGGGGGGCCGCCGACATGAAGGGCGGCATCGCCTGCATGCTGGCGGCCACGCTTGCCTTCCTGGAACGGCGCGGCCCTGCTTTCGGCGGCTCCCTCGCATTCCTGATTACCGGCGACGAGGAAGGGCCCGCGGTCAACGGGACCGTGAAGCTGCTGGACTGGGCGCGAACGCGGGGCGGGCGATTCGATCATTGTGTCCTCGGAGAGCCGACCAACCCGGGGCGGCTCGGCGAGATGATCAAGATCGGGCGGCGCGGCTCGCTCACCGGCAAGCTCACCGTGCTCGGTCGCCAGGGCCATGTCGCCTATCCGCACAAGGCCGAGAACCCGATTCCGGGTCTGCTGCGCCTCGCCTCGGCGCTGGTCGCCGCGCCGCTCGATACCGGGACCGCACATTTTGACGCCTCGAATCTCGAATTCACCACCATCGACGTCGGCAACGCGGCCACCAACGTGATCCCGGCGACCGCACGGGCGACCTTCAACGTGCGCTTCAACGACGACTGGACGGCCGAGAGCCTGGGCGCCGAGATCCGTCGGCGGCTGGAGCACGCGGCCGGGAACGCGGTGCGCTTCAACCTCGACCTTCAGCCATCGAACGCGCCAGCTTTCCTGACGCGGCCGGACGGCTTCGTGACGCTCGTCTCCGAGGCGATCCGGGCCGAGACCGGCCTGACGCCGACGCTCTCGACCACGGGGGGCACGTCGGACGCGCGCTTCATCAAGGATGCCTGCCCGGTGATCGAGTTCGGCCTCGTCGGCGAGACCATGCATCAGGTCGACGAGTGCGTGGCGGTCGCCGATCTGGAGCGGCTGACGGCGATCTACGAGCGGGTACTCGAGGCCTACTTCCCCGGATCGTAG
- the recR gene encoding recombination mediator RecR — translation MPQAVAGPEIERLIQLLARMPGLGPRSARRAALQLIKKRDTLLGPLADAMRVAADRIIVCTSCGNVDTSDPCTICRDAERDPTTLVVVEDVSDLWALERSGAVKARYHVLGGVLSALDGVRPEHLNLASLVERVARPEVTEVILALNATVDGQTTAHYVTESIRHCGAKVTRLAHGVPVGGELDYLDEGTLSAAIRSRTAF, via the coding sequence ATGCCCCAAGCCGTCGCCGGCCCCGAGATTGAGCGCCTGATCCAGCTTCTCGCCCGCATGCCGGGCCTCGGACCCCGCTCGGCGCGGCGGGCCGCTCTCCAGCTCATCAAGAAGCGCGACACGCTGCTCGGGCCCCTCGCCGACGCCATGCGGGTGGCGGCCGACCGCATCATCGTGTGCACGAGCTGCGGGAACGTCGACACCTCGGACCCGTGCACGATCTGCCGCGACGCGGAGCGGGACCCGACGACGCTCGTGGTGGTCGAGGACGTGTCCGACCTGTGGGCCCTTGAGCGCTCCGGGGCCGTGAAGGCGCGCTATCACGTGCTCGGCGGCGTCCTGTCGGCGCTCGACGGCGTGCGGCCGGAGCATCTGAACCTCGCGAGCCTCGTGGAGCGCGTGGCCCGGCCAGAGGTGACGGAGGTGATCCTGGCGCTGAACGCCACCGTCGACGGCCAGACCACCGCCCATTACGTCACCGAGTCGATCCGGCATTGCGGCGCGAAGGTCACGCGGCTCGCCCACGGCGTGCCGGTCGGCGGCGAGCTGGACTATCTCGACGAGGGCACCCTGTCGGCGGCGATCCGCAGCCGGACGGCGTTCTGA
- a CDS encoding phosphoenolpyruvate carboxykinase gives MTNIGDHNAAHGAEASGFRNLKAVHWNFEAPRLYEEALSRREAQLARGGALVATTGSHTGRSPKDKFVVRDATTESEVWWDNNGAITPEQFETLRQDFLKHAEGKELFAQDLYGGADPAYRVKARVFTEFAWHSLFIRNLLIRPDRSEIASYVPDMTIIDLPSFQADPARHGCRSKTVIAIDFSKKLVLIGGSAYAGEMKKSVFTYLNYILPGQGVMPMHCSANAALDAEGGSAIFFGLSGTGKTTLSNDSSRQLLGDDEHGWSNAGIFNFEGGCYAKTIRLSRNAEPEIYATTERFGTVMENVVIDPITRAPDFDDSALTENTRCAYPLDFIANASATGRAGHPKNIVMLTCDAFGVMPPIAKLTGAEAMYHFLSGYTAKVAGTERGLTGPEATFSTCFGAPFMPRHPSTYGNLLRDLIAKHSVDCWLVNTGWTGGGVGTGRRMPIRVTRRLLGAALDGSLAQAEFRRDPYFGFAVPVSVPGVEPHILTPVKTWANKGAFVETAARLVKMFDDNFKRFEAHVDADVRAAGPSAQAIAA, from the coding sequence TTGACCAACATCGGTGATCACAACGCGGCCCATGGTGCTGAGGCGTCCGGCTTCCGCAACCTCAAGGCCGTCCACTGGAATTTCGAGGCTCCGCGCCTCTACGAGGAGGCGCTGTCCCGCAGGGAGGCGCAGCTCGCCCGCGGCGGCGCGCTTGTTGCCACCACCGGCAGTCATACCGGCCGCTCGCCCAAGGACAAGTTCGTAGTCCGCGACGCCACCACCGAGAGCGAGGTGTGGTGGGACAACAACGGCGCGATCACGCCGGAGCAGTTCGAGACCCTGCGGCAGGACTTCCTGAAGCACGCCGAAGGCAAGGAGCTGTTCGCCCAGGACCTCTACGGCGGTGCCGATCCGGCCTATCGGGTCAAGGCGCGGGTCTTCACCGAGTTCGCGTGGCACTCGCTGTTCATCCGCAACCTGCTGATCCGGCCGGACCGCTCGGAGATCGCGTCCTATGTGCCGGACATGACGATCATCGACCTGCCGAGCTTCCAGGCGGATCCCGCCCGGCACGGCTGCCGCTCGAAGACCGTCATCGCCATCGATTTCTCGAAGAAGCTCGTGCTGATCGGCGGCTCGGCCTACGCGGGCGAGATGAAGAAGTCGGTCTTCACCTACCTGAACTACATCCTGCCGGGTCAGGGCGTGATGCCGATGCACTGCTCGGCCAATGCGGCGCTCGATGCCGAGGGCGGCTCGGCGATCTTCTTCGGCCTGTCGGGCACCGGCAAGACGACGCTGTCGAACGACTCGTCCCGCCAGCTTCTGGGCGATGACGAGCACGGCTGGTCGAATGCGGGCATCTTCAACTTCGAGGGCGGCTGCTACGCCAAGACCATCCGGCTGTCGCGCAACGCCGAGCCGGAGATCTATGCCACCACCGAGCGCTTCGGCACGGTGATGGAGAACGTGGTGATCGACCCCATCACCCGCGCTCCGGATTTCGACGATTCCGCACTCACCGAGAACACCCGCTGCGCTTACCCGTTGGACTTCATCGCCAATGCCAGCGCCACCGGCCGGGCCGGCCATCCGAAGAACATCGTGATGCTGACCTGCGACGCCTTCGGGGTGATGCCGCCGATCGCCAAGCTCACCGGCGCCGAGGCGATGTACCACTTCCTCTCGGGCTACACCGCCAAGGTGGCCGGCACCGAGCGCGGCCTGACCGGGCCGGAGGCGACCTTCTCGACCTGCTTCGGCGCGCCGTTCATGCCGCGGCACCCGAGCACCTACGGCAACCTGCTGCGCGACCTCATCGCCAAGCACAGCGTCGATTGCTGGCTGGTCAATACCGGCTGGACCGGCGGTGGCGTCGGCACCGGCCGTCGCATGCCGATCCGCGTGACCCGGCGCCTGCTCGGCGCGGCGCTCGACGGCTCGCTGGCTCAGGCCGAGTTCCGCCGCGACCCGTATTTCGGCTTCGCGGTGCCGGTCTCGGTGCCGGGCGTCGAGCCGCACATTCTGACCCCAGTGAAGACCTGGGCCAACAAGGGTGCCTTCGTGGAGACGGCGGCGCGGCTGGTGAAGATGTTCGACGACAACTTCAAGCGGTTCGAGGCTCATGTCGACGCCGACGTGCGCGCCGCCGGACCGAGCGCACAGGCGATCGCCGCCTGA
- a CDS encoding amylo-alpha-1,6-glucosidase gives MAADNTAAAHDAKARTAASSGSVAHGFQDADDVLPTYHIEAQTSLVERPLRSLKFGEAFGVLDSYGDIGVQPGPEGLYFQDTRYLSRLEVMVEGQRPLMLSSVMQDDNGALSVDMTTPDIRTDAHDETSIPRETIAIERTKFLFRGACYDRIGLRSYDSKHRRLRIAVTFDADFRDLFEVRGTDRQARGKRGVLVASDREVQFRYVGLDEIVRTTALHFGPKPDLIEPGRVVFDVSLPPEGRTSLFIRVTFEAHRAFTKPPADSMVGEDAAAKLTLAANAGGARRELKELGEGTIFARAYRDSRRDLRTLTAGITTIISSNDQFNEGLCRATADLYMLATRTPEGIYPFAGIPWYSTVFGRDGIITAMMALWIDPKFARGVLRYLASTQAKAVDPAADAQPGKVLHETRRGEMAMLGEVPFRHYYGTIDGTPLFVMLAWEYYAVTGDLETVRAIWPALELALEWMDRYGDRDGDGFVEYARDTDKGLENQGWKDSHDSIFHTDGQLAKGPIALCEVQGYVYAAKNGMAKLAAQLGHDPMAERLTQEAASLREKFDAAFWNEEIGTYALALDGAKTQCAVRSSNAGHALFTGIAKPERAARVADTLLCKDGFNGWGVRTIAKGEARYNPMSYHNGSIWPHDNALIAMGLARYDRKHEAARIFQGMFDTSLYQDQKRLPELFCGFMRRKQRGPVSYPVACSPQAWAAAAPFAFLAACLGLELDHERNRVRLKNPILPAFLDGVTLYNVKLGGSRLDLRFQRYDDDVTVSVQRRHGDAQVVVTK, from the coding sequence ATGGCGGCGGACAACACGGCAGCGGCCCACGACGCGAAGGCCCGGACCGCGGCGAGTTCCGGAAGCGTGGCGCACGGATTCCAGGACGCGGACGATGTCCTGCCGACCTATCACATCGAGGCGCAGACCTCCCTCGTGGAGCGGCCCCTGCGCTCGCTGAAATTCGGCGAGGCGTTCGGCGTCCTCGATTCCTACGGCGATATCGGCGTTCAGCCCGGCCCCGAGGGGCTCTATTTCCAGGATACGCGCTACCTGTCGCGCCTGGAGGTCATGGTGGAGGGTCAGCGCCCGCTGATGCTCTCCTCGGTAATGCAGGACGATAACGGCGCGCTCAGCGTCGACATGACGACGCCCGACATCCGCACCGACGCCCACGACGAGACCTCGATCCCCCGTGAGACGATCGCGATCGAGCGCACCAAATTCCTGTTCCGCGGCGCCTGCTACGACCGGATCGGCCTACGCTCCTACGATTCGAAGCACCGCCGCCTACGCATCGCCGTGACCTTCGACGCGGATTTCCGCGACCTGTTCGAGGTCCGCGGGACTGACCGTCAGGCGCGCGGCAAGCGCGGCGTCCTGGTGGCGAGCGACCGCGAGGTGCAGTTCCGCTACGTCGGCCTAGATGAGATCGTGCGGACCACGGCGCTGCATTTCGGCCCGAAGCCCGACCTGATCGAGCCGGGCCGCGTCGTCTTCGACGTGTCGCTGCCGCCGGAGGGGCGGACCTCCCTGTTCATCCGCGTGACCTTCGAGGCGCACCGGGCCTTCACCAAGCCGCCGGCCGACTCGATGGTCGGCGAGGATGCGGCCGCCAAGCTGACGCTCGCGGCCAATGCCGGCGGTGCCCGGCGCGAACTCAAGGAACTCGGCGAGGGCACGATCTTCGCCCGTGCCTACCGCGACTCGCGGCGCGATCTCCGCACGCTGACGGCGGGGATCACCACGATCATCTCGTCGAACGATCAGTTCAACGAGGGCCTGTGCCGGGCCACGGCCGACCTCTACATGCTGGCGACCCGCACTCCGGAGGGCATCTACCCGTTTGCCGGCATCCCCTGGTACTCCACTGTGTTCGGGCGTGATGGAATCATCACGGCGATGATGGCGCTCTGGATCGACCCGAAATTCGCCAGGGGCGTGCTACGCTACCTTGCCTCGACCCAGGCCAAGGCGGTCGATCCGGCGGCCGATGCCCAGCCCGGCAAGGTCCTCCACGAGACCCGGCGCGGCGAGATGGCGATGCTCGGCGAGGTGCCGTTCCGGCACTATTACGGCACCATCGACGGCACGCCGCTCTTCGTGATGCTGGCCTGGGAGTACTACGCGGTCACAGGCGACCTCGAGACCGTCCGGGCGATCTGGCCGGCGCTAGAACTCGCGCTGGAATGGATGGACCGCTACGGCGACCGGGACGGCGACGGATTCGTCGAGTACGCCCGCGACACCGACAAGGGCCTGGAAAATCAGGGCTGGAAGGACAGCCACGATTCGATCTTCCACACCGACGGTCAGCTCGCGAAGGGCCCGATCGCCCTGTGTGAGGTGCAGGGCTACGTCTACGCGGCGAAGAACGGCATGGCGAAGCTCGCGGCTCAGCTGGGTCACGACCCGATGGCCGAGCGCCTGACGCAGGAAGCCGCTTCCCTCCGCGAGAAGTTCGACGCGGCGTTCTGGAACGAGGAAATCGGCACCTACGCCCTGGCGCTGGACGGCGCGAAGACGCAATGCGCGGTGCGCTCGTCCAATGCCGGCCACGCCCTGTTCACCGGAATCGCCAAGCCGGAGCGGGCGGCCCGCGTCGCCGATACGCTGCTGTGCAAGGACGGCTTCAACGGCTGGGGCGTGCGCACGATCGCCAAGGGCGAGGCGCGCTACAATCCGATGTCCTACCACAACGGCTCGATCTGGCCGCACGACAACGCGCTGATCGCGATGGGTCTGGCGCGCTACGACCGCAAGCACGAGGCCGCGCGCATCTTCCAGGGGATGTTCGATACCTCGCTCTACCAGGACCAGAAGCGCCTGCCGGAGCTGTTCTGCGGTTTCATGCGCCGCAAGCAGCGCGGGCCGGTCTCGTATCCGGTGGCCTGCAGCCCGCAGGCCTGGGCGGCGGCGGCGCCGTTCGCGTTCCTGGCCGCGTGTCTCGGCCTCGAACTCGACCACGAGCGCAACCGCGTTCGGCTCAAGAACCCGATTCTCCCGGCCTTCCTCGACGGTGTGACGCTCTACAACGTCAAGCTCGGCGGTTCGCGCCTGGATCTCCGCTTCCAGCGCTACGACGACGATGTCACCGTCTCGGTACAGCGTCGCCACGGCGACGCGCAGGTGGTGGTGACCAAGTAG
- the truA gene encoding tRNA pseudouridine(38-40) synthase TruA: MPRYKLVIEYDGGPFCGWQRQVEDPTVQGAIEAAVTRFSGEEVRLTCAGRTDAGVHAIHQVAHLDLAKDWRTDTVRDALNAHLRPQPVAILSAEIVPESFDARHSAIRRHYRYRILNRRSPAALTRDHVWHVPWPLDVDRMHDAAQRLVGHHDFSAFRAAECQAKSPMRTLEQLDVTGVPMALHDEIVVATAARSFLHHQVRAMVGTLMLAGCGRLSADDVAAILASGDKRRCGPLAPAAGLTFVGVDYDPGK, translated from the coding sequence ATGCCCCGCTACAAGCTCGTCATCGAGTACGACGGCGGCCCGTTCTGCGGCTGGCAGCGGCAGGTCGAAGATCCGACGGTCCAGGGCGCGATCGAGGCGGCCGTCACGCGCTTCTCCGGCGAGGAAGTCCGGCTCACCTGCGCCGGCCGGACCGATGCCGGCGTGCACGCGATCCATCAGGTCGCCCATCTCGACCTCGCCAAGGACTGGCGAACCGACACGGTGCGAGATGCCTTGAACGCCCATCTGCGGCCGCAGCCGGTGGCGATCCTGTCCGCCGAGATCGTGCCGGAGAGCTTCGACGCCCGCCACTCGGCGATCCGCCGGCACTACCGCTACCGCATCCTCAACCGGCGCAGCCCGGCGGCGCTGACTCGGGACCATGTCTGGCACGTGCCGTGGCCGCTCGACGTGGATCGCATGCACGACGCCGCCCAACGCCTCGTCGGCCACCACGACTTCTCGGCTTTCCGCGCCGCCGAATGCCAAGCCAAAAGCCCGATGCGTACGCTGGAGCAGCTCGACGTCACCGGCGTGCCGATGGCACTCCACGACGAGATCGTGGTGGCGACCGCGGCGCGCTCGTTCCTGCACCATCAGGTGCGGGCGATGGTCGGCACGCTGATGCTCGCGGGTTGCGGCCGCCTCTCGGCGGACGACGTCGCCGCGATCCTGGCCTCGGGTGATAAGCGCCGCTGCGGGCCGCTGGCCCCGGCCGCGGGCCTGACGTTCGTGGGCGTCGACTACGATCCGGGGAAGTAG
- a CDS encoding YbaB/EbfC family nucleoid-associated protein produces the protein MRDLMGIMKQAQAMQEKMANLQTEMDDIEVTGASGGGSVRVTMTAKGQMKGVSIDPSLMLEDEREILEDLIVAACNDARGKAEATMQERMAELTKGLPLPPGMKLPF, from the coding sequence ATGCGCGACCTTATGGGCATCATGAAGCAGGCCCAGGCCATGCAGGAAAAGATGGCCAACCTGCAAACCGAGATGGACGACATCGAGGTGACCGGCGCCTCGGGCGGCGGCTCAGTCCGGGTTACGATGACGGCCAAGGGTCAGATGAAGGGCGTCAGCATCGACCCATCCCTGATGCTGGAGGATGAGCGCGAGATCCTCGAGGACCTGATCGTGGCCGCCTGCAATGATGCCCGCGGCAAGGCCGAGGCGACCATGCAGGAGCGCATGGCCGAACTGACCAAGGGCCTGCCGCTACCGCCGGGCATGAAGCTGCCGTTCTAG
- the def gene encoding peptide deformylase — MTIRPLVILPDSVLRQNSEPVGQITAEIRTLVADMFDTMYDAPGVGLAAIQIGVAKRVVTIDTSKEEGVRDARVFINPEIVWSSEEKRVYDEGCLSIPDYYAEVERPDWVRVKFRDVDGTEQEIEADGLLSTCIQHEIDHLNGVLFIDHLSKLKRDRVIKKFAKAAKRDAA; from the coding sequence ATGACCATCCGTCCGCTCGTCATCCTCCCCGATTCCGTCCTGCGCCAGAATTCCGAACCGGTCGGTCAAATCACCGCCGAGATCCGCACCCTCGTCGCCGACATGTTCGACACGATGTACGACGCCCCCGGCGTCGGGCTCGCGGCAATCCAGATCGGCGTGGCGAAGCGCGTCGTCACGATCGACACGTCGAAGGAGGAAGGCGTCCGCGACGCGCGGGTGTTCATCAACCCCGAAATCGTCTGGTCCTCGGAAGAGAAGCGGGTCTACGACGAGGGCTGCCTGTCGATCCCCGACTATTACGCCGAGGTCGAGCGGCCGGATTGGGTGCGCGTGAAGTTCCGCGACGTCGATGGCACGGAGCAGGAGATCGAGGCCGACGGTCTGCTCTCGACCTGCATCCAGCACGAGATTGACCACCTCAACGGCGTGCTGTTCATCGACCACCTGTCGAAGCTGAAGCGCGACCGGGTGATCAAGAAGTTCGCCAAGGCGGCCAAGCGCGACGCGGCCTGA